A genomic stretch from Desulfohalobium retbaense DSM 5692 includes:
- a CDS encoding reverse transcriptase domain-containing protein: MEAVVGRENMLAAYKRVRANKGVPGVDGMSVNDVWGYCTLNWARIKEELLDGRYEPQPVLGVQIPKPGGGVRQLGIPTALDRLIQQALHQVLSPIFNPHFSGSSYGFRPGRSAHQAVLKAREHAAAGKRWVVDMDLEKFFDRVNHDVLMARVARKVKDKRVLALIRRYLQAGLMQGGIASKRKEGTPQGGPLSPLLSNILLDDLDKELERRGLRVLPIRRRLQYLRADKTVRRTRNGLDHPVSDRAVEVEGQRG, from the coding sequence ATGGAAGCGGTGGTCGGACGCGAGAACATGCTTGCGGCCTACAAGCGTGTACGCGCCAACAAAGGCGTCCCCGGAGTCGACGGCATGAGCGTCAACGACGTATGGGGATATTGCACGCTCAACTGGGCCCGAATCAAAGAGGAGTTGCTGGACGGACGGTACGAGCCGCAGCCGGTGCTCGGGGTGCAAATCCCTAAACCCGGCGGCGGGGTGCGCCAACTGGGCATCCCGACGGCGCTGGACCGCCTGATACAGCAGGCGCTGCACCAGGTGCTCTCCCCCATTTTCAACCCTCACTTCTCCGGATCCAGCTACGGCTTCCGGCCCGGTCGAAGTGCGCATCAGGCCGTGCTCAAGGCACGGGAGCATGCTGCCGCCGGCAAACGGTGGGTCGTGGACATGGACCTGGAGAAGTTCTTCGACCGCGTGAACCACGACGTGCTCATGGCGCGCGTGGCCCGCAAGGTGAAGGACAAGCGGGTGCTCGCCCTCATCCGGCGTTACCTGCAAGCGGGGCTGATGCAGGGGGGAATTGCATCGAAACGAAAGGAGGGCACGCCGCAAGGCGGCCCCCTCTCGCCGCTCTTGTCCAACATCCTTCTGGATGACCTGGACAAGGAGCTTGAACGCAGAGGCCTACGCGTTCTGCCGATACGCCGACGACTGCAATATCTACGTGCAGACAAAACGGTCCGGCGAACGCGCAATGGCCTCGATCACCCGGTTTCTGACAGAGCGGTTGAAGTTGAGGGTCAACGCGGATAA
- a CDS encoding FAD-dependent oxidoreductase: MQEVHIAGEESGIRLESRIIEERIQKAVAEGGRRLRITAKGQHGLGGRLWISQEEPVHIDIDGSAGQRLGSMGAEGTTITVHGPASDDVGWLNAGAQITVLGHAGNGICNAMAQGRVAVAGSIGARGMTMTKHNPRFAPPELWVLGGVGDYFAEFMAGGIAVVCGVDPFEPENVLGYRPCVGMVGGKIFFRGPYEGFSRADAKEVDIDDADWKWLSTNLQEYLTDIGRPELYPTLARREEWQLLVARSPFEKIGRKRRSMTAFHNEVWDQELGRGGMIGDLSLADRSPIPLVVNGDLRRFVPVWENRKYLPPCQASCPTGIPVQKRWELVRAGKISEAIDLAMSYTPFPATVCGYLCPHLCMDACTKLQGNLPAVDITELGKAGVQAALPALPESSGKKVAIIGGGPAGLSLGWQLLLTGHEPVIFDREKHLGGKIRSAIPQSRIPADILQAELERAASVLPHVHLEQAMSRETFAAIQEEHDLVALAIGAQRPRTLPIPGNERLVPALDFLQAAKQETAQVGNRVVIIGAGNVGCDVATEAARFGAEDILLIDIQEPASFGEERRAAERVGARFRYPCYTKAITAEGVELQDGEVIPADTVIVSIGDQPELDFLPEDIATERGYIKVNEIHQTSDAQVFALGDTVKPGLLTDAIGAGRRTALVMDAIFRGQRPLGDTSEMPYEDNLALDYFDPEQPGSEVIDYSRMTLAYFDPRITDFESLDQCAAECASCGACRDCGLCIEICPQTAINRRQLSGEDFEMVADPEKCIGCGFCAQACPCGIWALQANDPLI, from the coding sequence ATGCAAGAGGTCCATATAGCGGGCGAAGAAAGCGGAATCCGCCTGGAATCACGAATCATTGAAGAACGCATCCAAAAGGCGGTCGCGGAGGGTGGCCGCCGGCTGAGGATTACTGCCAAAGGACAACACGGCCTTGGTGGCCGCCTCTGGATCAGCCAAGAAGAGCCCGTGCACATCGATATCGACGGCTCTGCCGGACAGCGGCTCGGATCAATGGGGGCGGAAGGGACGACCATCACTGTCCACGGCCCGGCTTCGGACGATGTTGGCTGGCTCAACGCCGGCGCGCAGATCACGGTCCTGGGCCATGCCGGGAACGGCATCTGCAACGCCATGGCCCAGGGCCGGGTGGCCGTGGCCGGTTCCATCGGTGCCCGGGGCATGACCATGACCAAGCACAACCCCCGTTTCGCCCCGCCCGAGCTCTGGGTTCTCGGCGGAGTCGGCGACTATTTCGCTGAATTTATGGCCGGAGGGATAGCGGTGGTTTGCGGTGTTGACCCGTTTGAGCCGGAGAACGTCCTCGGCTACCGCCCCTGCGTGGGCATGGTCGGCGGGAAGATCTTTTTTCGCGGTCCCTACGAAGGCTTCAGCCGCGCCGACGCCAAAGAGGTCGACATCGATGACGCCGACTGGAAATGGCTGAGCACTAATCTCCAGGAATACCTCACAGACATCGGCCGCCCGGAACTATACCCGACCCTGGCCCGACGTGAAGAATGGCAATTATTGGTGGCCCGCTCACCGTTTGAAAAGATCGGCCGTAAGCGGCGCTCCATGACCGCGTTTCATAATGAAGTCTGGGACCAGGAACTCGGGCGGGGCGGCATGATAGGCGATTTGAGTCTGGCCGACCGCTCCCCGATCCCGCTTGTCGTCAACGGGGACTTGCGACGCTTTGTCCCGGTCTGGGAAAACCGCAAATACCTTCCCCCCTGCCAGGCCTCCTGCCCCACGGGCATTCCGGTCCAGAAACGGTGGGAGTTGGTCCGGGCCGGCAAGATCAGTGAGGCTATTGACCTCGCAATGTCCTACACCCCATTTCCGGCCACGGTCTGCGGCTATCTCTGCCCCCATTTGTGCATGGACGCCTGTACAAAGCTCCAGGGCAATCTCCCTGCCGTGGACATCACGGAATTGGGCAAGGCCGGTGTACAGGCGGCTCTTCCTGCGCTTCCGGAGTCGAGCGGTAAGAAGGTCGCCATCATCGGGGGCGGGCCAGCGGGGCTCTCTTTGGGCTGGCAATTGCTTCTCACCGGGCATGAACCGGTCATCTTTGACCGGGAAAAGCACCTTGGCGGCAAAATACGCTCCGCCATCCCGCAATCACGCATTCCCGCCGACATCCTGCAGGCTGAACTCGAACGGGCCGCCTCTGTCCTGCCCCACGTCCACCTGGAACAGGCAATGAGTCGGGAAACCTTCGCGGCCATCCAAGAGGAACACGATCTCGTGGCCTTGGCCATCGGAGCGCAACGGCCGCGCACCCTGCCCATCCCGGGCAATGAACGGCTGGTGCCAGCTCTGGATTTTCTGCAAGCCGCCAAACAGGAGACAGCCCAGGTCGGCAACAGGGTGGTCATCATTGGCGCCGGCAATGTCGGCTGTGACGTGGCCACTGAAGCCGCCCGTTTTGGAGCCGAGGACATTTTACTCATTGATATCCAGGAACCGGCTTCCTTTGGGGAGGAACGCCGGGCAGCCGAACGTGTCGGGGCCCGCTTTCGCTATCCCTGCTACACGAAGGCGATCACCGCCGAAGGCGTTGAACTCCAGGACGGAGAAGTCATCCCCGCGGATACGGTTATCGTGTCTATCGGGGACCAACCCGAACTGGACTTTTTGCCCGAAGATATTGCCACTGAACGGGGGTATATCAAGGTCAACGAGATCCACCAGACCTCGGACGCTCAGGTCTTTGCCCTCGGCGATACAGTGAAACCCGGCCTTTTGACCGACGCCATTGGCGCAGGGCGGCGGACAGCCCTGGTCATGGACGCCATCTTCCGCGGCCAGCGGCCTCTCGGAGACACCTCGGAAATGCCCTACGAGGACAATCTCGCTTTGGACTATTTCGATCCCGAACAGCCGGGCTCCGAGGTCATCGATTACTCTCGCATGACCTTGGCCTATTTCGACCCCCGGATCACGGACTTCGAATCCCTGGACCAGTGCGCGGCGGAATGTGCCTCCTGTGGCGCCTGCCGGGATTGCGGGCTGTGCATCGAAATCTGCCCCCAGACCGCTATTAATCGACGTCAACTGAGCGGGGAGGACTTTGAAATGGTCGCTGACCCGGAAAAATGCATCGGATGCGGTTTTTGTGCCCAGGCCTGCCCCTGCGGCATATGGGCTCTGCAGGCGAACGATCCGTTGATCTAG
- a CDS encoding group II intron maturase-specific domain-containing protein, translating into MTWHTQPRLKVAPSVVKRLKQAVREEFRRGRGRSLKKTIDTLAPKLRGWMNYFKLAEVKGVFEELDMWIRRRLRNILWRHWKRPYARARNLIRRGLTEERAWKSAINGRGPWWNSGASHMNQAFPKKYFDSLGLVSLQDQLRKAQSVR; encoded by the coding sequence ATGACCTGGCATACGCAGCCGCGGCTCAAGGTTGCGCCCAGTGTGGTCAAACGCCTGAAACAGGCGGTACGGGAGGAATTTCGACGTGGGCGGGGGCGGTCGCTCAAGAAGACGATAGACACCCTTGCGCCGAAACTGCGAGGCTGGATGAACTACTTCAAGCTGGCGGAGGTAAAGGGAGTTTTTGAAGAACTGGACATGTGGATTCGCCGCAGATTGCGCAATATCCTGTGGCGGCATTGGAAACGACCCTACGCCCGAGCAAGGAACCTGATTCGCCGGGGACTGACTGAAGAGCGCGCCTGGAAATCCGCCATCAACGGCCGCGGGCCATGGTGGAACTCCGGCGCATCGCATATGAACCAGGCATTCCCCAAGAAATACTTTGATTCACTTGGACTCGTGTCACTGCAAGATCAACTTCGCAAAGCTCAAAGTGTCAGGTGA